The following are from one region of the Paenibacillus bovis genome:
- a CDS encoding DinB family protein: MSEQQYFAKALIQSLIGERGHLPIAKALSDIDLELSGRTVEGVPYSIYQLVSHMNYWQEYMLAHVRGEQPERPQDVSESWPQEAQSPDEVTWQQLLDDFLHGIDTACELASTVDLSAGLKHFPGETAAGLLRNIASHNTYHLGEIVILRRLAGQWPPPGGGYPA; the protein is encoded by the coding sequence ATGTCAGAACAGCAGTATTTTGCCAAAGCACTGATCCAGTCGCTGATTGGCGAGCGCGGCCATCTGCCGATCGCCAAAGCGCTGTCAGATATTGATCTGGAGCTGTCCGGCCGGACAGTGGAAGGCGTGCCTTACAGCATTTATCAGCTGGTCAGTCATATGAATTACTGGCAGGAGTATATGCTTGCCCACGTGCGCGGTGAGCAGCCGGAGCGTCCGCAGGATGTTAGCGAGAGCTGGCCGCAGGAAGCGCAGTCGCCGGACGAAGTCACCTGGCAGCAGCTGCTGGACGATTTTCTGCACGGAATCGATACCGCCTGTGAGCTTGCCAGTACGGTCGATCTATCTGCCGGACTCAAGCATTTTCCGGGAGAGACTGCAGCAGGGCTGCTGCGTAATATTGCTTCGCACAATACGTACCATCTCGGTGAGATTGTTATTCTGCGCCGACTGGCAGGCCAATGGCCGCCACCGGGTGGAGGCTATCCGGCCTAA
- a CDS encoding universal stress protein, translated as MNDEKIMVGVYYGPNGERLIRRGIRLAQLLQSPLYVITVLNEPVSELDMQQENYLNSWKKLTEEAGGTFIIEVDENDEPAVVIAEVALQQQITQLIIGQSAQSRWQEITRGSIVNDLLEQLGAVDIHIVAVQRMKARLEETHEDGVEVDVIRTPAGYQIRYETNQPVVTQGVFFKDQHTDFDNGLLKLSINGEYKYLKVFKGNLVDPLEGDIQHTGS; from the coding sequence ATGAATGATGAGAAAATTATGGTCGGGGTCTACTACGGCCCTAATGGTGAACGACTGATCAGGCGGGGGATCCGTCTGGCTCAGCTGCTTCAGTCTCCGCTGTATGTCATTACGGTGCTGAATGAACCCGTCAGCGAGTTGGATATGCAGCAGGAGAATTATCTGAATTCATGGAAAAAGCTCACAGAGGAAGCCGGTGGTACCTTTATCATCGAGGTGGACGAGAATGACGAGCCGGCTGTCGTTATTGCAGAAGTGGCGCTTCAGCAGCAGATTACCCAGCTCATTATTGGCCAGTCGGCACAATCCCGCTGGCAGGAAATTACACGCGGCTCCATCGTTAACGATCTGCTGGAACAGCTGGGAGCAGTCGATATCCATATCGTGGCGGTACAGCGGATGAAGGCCCGGCTGGAGGAGACTCATGAAGACGGCGTCGAGGTCGATGTAATTCGCACCCCTGCCGGTTACCAGATTCGCTATGAGACCAATCAGCCTGTCGTAACACAGGGAGTCTTTTTCAAGGATCAGCATACCGATTTTGACAACGGTCTGTTAAAGCTGTCTATCAACGGCGAATACAAGTATCTCAAAGTATTCAAGGGAAATCTGGTCGATCCGCTGGAGGGAGATATCCAGCATACGGGTTCCTAA
- a CDS encoding DMT family transporter: MNTLTPLKRAGLIAALVFLWGISWSIYKLALDYTPPLLFAGLRTLGGGVLLMLILLPRRRLIRWRDNWKAYTISAILNVVLFYGLQTLGLLYMPSGLFSVLVYLQPVLVGLFAWMWLGESMSPLKIIGLILGFAGVISVSAGGFSGHVAVIGVVLALVTALSWALGTVYIKKANQKVDALWMVAFQCTLGGLVLTASGSATESWAAITWNAPYLIGLIFGIIFGIALSWIIYFTLVGAGDASKVASYTFLVPLLSVFIGTLLLHEPFTWFLLLGLVLIGISIYLVNRKPRIVNMRP, from the coding sequence ATGAACACCTTGACACCACTCAAACGGGCTGGGCTGATTGCTGCACTGGTATTTCTGTGGGGCATCTCCTGGTCCATTTATAAATTGGCGCTGGATTATACACCGCCGTTATTATTCGCGGGTCTGCGCACACTGGGCGGCGGCGTCCTGCTCATGCTGATCCTGCTGCCGCGCCGCCGGCTGATTCGCTGGCGGGACAACTGGAAAGCCTATACTATTTCCGCTATTTTGAACGTTGTACTATTCTATGGACTGCAGACACTGGGCCTGCTCTATATGCCATCCGGCCTGTTCTCTGTCCTCGTCTATTTGCAGCCGGTACTCGTCGGATTGTTTGCCTGGATGTGGCTCGGTGAATCCATGTCACCACTGAAAATTATCGGATTGATCCTCGGATTTGCCGGTGTCATCTCGGTCAGTGCAGGCGGATTCTCCGGACATGTGGCTGTAATCGGCGTTGTACTGGCTCTTGTGACTGCACTTAGCTGGGCACTTGGAACCGTGTATATCAAAAAAGCGAATCAGAAAGTCGATGCGCTGTGGATGGTTGCTTTTCAGTGCACACTGGGCGGGCTGGTGCTTACAGCTTCCGGTTCGGCAACCGAGAGCTGGGCAGCAATTACATGGAATGCACCGTATCTGATCGGACTCATTTTCGGTATTATTTTCGGGATTGCCCTGTCGTGGATTATCTACTTCACTCTGGTGGGTGCCGGAGATGCGAGCAAAGTCGCTTCCTATACTTTCCTCGTGCCACTGTTGTCCGTATTTATCGGTACACTGCTGCTGCATGAGCCGTTCACCTGGTTCCTGCTGCTTGGCCTGGTATTGATCGGAATCAGCATTTATCTGGTGAATCGCAAGCCGCGAATAGTGAATATGCGGCCTTAA
- a CDS encoding sodium-dependent transporter encodes MNKKSSNPGSAFPGPKTDGFSKSGFILAAIGSSVGLGNMWKFPYITGKYGGAAFFLLFIICLIVVGLPILLAEMAIGRGGRGNAASSLFNITGKKQWKWVGAISVVTSFLIMSYYGVVAGWTLHYTVGSFSGALNKPGTDYSATFTAFAGGYMPLFWQAVVMLITGVIIAKGISGGIEKFNKVLIPGFLIILVILMIRALTLPGAAAGVEFFLAPDFSKLSAASALTALGHAFFSLSLGMGCMLTYGSYVQKDQSLGKATLAIGAGDLIYAFIAGMIIFPTIFSYGMKPEAGVGLAFMALPAAFAQMPFGFLFGGLFFLLLAIAALTSCVSILEVPVAYAMGEWKWSRKKAAVIVSVASFIIGVPAALSVGGVLSFITFADKSIFDLFDFVTSYILMPVGGLIVTIFTGYAWKRAGDEVGLSGWWYRIWMFLIRYIAPILIILIFLYSVGLLNLGEE; translated from the coding sequence ATGAATAAAAAGTCTTCAAATCCGGGATCGGCATTTCCAGGTCCCAAAACGGACGGCTTTTCCAAGTCGGGCTTTATTCTGGCAGCGATTGGCAGCTCGGTCGGTCTCGGGAATATGTGGAAATTCCCGTATATTACCGGCAAGTACGGTGGCGCAGCATTTTTCCTGCTGTTTATCATCTGTCTGATCGTTGTGGGCCTGCCGATTCTGCTGGCAGAGATGGCTATCGGCCGCGGTGGGCGGGGTAATGCTGCTTCATCGCTTTTCAACATTACAGGGAAAAAGCAGTGGAAATGGGTAGGTGCGATCTCCGTAGTCACTTCTTTCCTGATCATGTCCTATTATGGCGTGGTCGCAGGATGGACGCTGCATTATACGGTAGGTTCATTTAGCGGAGCCTTGAACAAGCCGGGGACCGATTATTCGGCGACCTTTACAGCTTTTGCCGGCGGATACATGCCGCTGTTCTGGCAGGCTGTCGTGATGCTGATCACCGGAGTGATTATCGCCAAAGGCATCTCCGGCGGGATCGAGAAGTTCAACAAAGTGCTGATCCCCGGCTTCCTGATTATTCTGGTGATTCTGATGATTCGTGCACTGACGTTGCCGGGAGCAGCAGCAGGCGTGGAATTCTTCCTCGCTCCGGATTTCTCCAAATTAAGTGCTGCTTCGGCATTAACGGCGCTTGGACATGCTTTTTTCTCTCTTTCTCTCGGGATGGGCTGTATGCTGACGTATGGTTCCTATGTACAAAAGGACCAATCGCTCGGCAAAGCTACACTGGCAATCGGTGCCGGTGATCTGATCTACGCCTTTATTGCAGGCATGATCATTTTCCCGACGATTTTCTCGTACGGCATGAAGCCGGAAGCAGGTGTTGGTCTGGCGTTTATGGCGCTGCCGGCTGCTTTTGCCCAGATGCCGTTTGGGTTCCTGTTCGGTGGTCTGTTCTTCCTGCTGCTGGCGATTGCCGCACTGACTTCCTGCGTATCTATTCTGGAAGTGCCTGTCGCCTATGCGATGGGAGAATGGAAATGGAGCCGCAAAAAAGCTGCGGTTATCGTCTCGGTAGCGTCCTTTATTATCGGTGTACCGGCGGCTCTGTCGGTAGGCGGTGTGCTGAGCTTTATTACTTTTGCAGACAAGAGCATATTCGATTTGTTTGATTTTGTGACCTCTTATATTCTGATGCCGGTAGGCGGTCTGATCGTGACGATCTTTACCGGTTATGCATGGAAGCGTGCCGGGGATGAAGTCGGTCTGAGCGGCTGGTGGTATCGGATATGGATGTTCTTGATCCGTTATATAGCACCGATCCTGATCATTCTGATCTTCCTGTACTCTGTAGGTCTGTTGAATCTTGGTGAAGAATAG
- a CDS encoding ATP-binding protein: MKVSTVTSLTRYRSRYIPHIEQAWQQLSGSETSFLAITGAGGSGKLDTFRAFAEAQHLPHQLFYTNGSQLANGYFAGFYPLVMYMMAACEAEYPDIIARHEQSIKRLFPFMPSAAYQVPADLTNLALQEERTRFYHHEFQEKLLHGIYEFAVDYCKHSGEQFVLVIDNADQLSPTIQMLLRIMSYRQEWQESIRMVLLFDGDIHYELQNHCKQVPIQPLDRTEAEELLANNGIPAVPARTLDEMLYIASGNTADLLLLTECMDNALPVFNYLTMDTYTDFYLSRKGQAFRYALLKQYIQHDGVDDHPAAIRNYEISSSALKDQLHRQRIREMEQQPMEERIMHPFHYVSLSSEVEQLTLLAPIAIKLQEIGVYNTWFDLFSRYFINAELRTLPDGDELHNAVFVRMSFILYSLGIAKMSIPYLEFFYENFPESKLIPMILYSQSMTYGRYQVPVQLDKAEHFAMMNLEKIDSMFQDHPKHVYIKVFAENALAYIRAKQGRFDEAIELCTAGIHKMKDIYGEDKYALHQSILVYNTGQIYEILKDFDKAYEMYDHAIRLDPYYGEYYNDMANLLQNHGRLEQALEYYQKAIDLCPPYYEAHMNRAGVYEKLGRAELAYQDYLRVVELKPDTAHAYSQLSTLCYQEERYDEAEAWIDKAIYYQAGEAQFYNNKGLVLQEQQRHEEAQQCFEEAMRRNPRLSEAYSNAAVLAFEQEQYEQSLAWINQAIELDADPDYRINRGIVYRALHETEQALAEFEYARQHKQDNDYVDHLIRETTTVS, translated from the coding sequence ATGAAAGTATCAACGGTAACTTCCCTGACGCGATATCGGAGCCGCTATATTCCGCATATCGAACAGGCCTGGCAGCAATTGTCCGGTTCGGAGACTTCCTTTCTGGCTATTACAGGTGCCGGAGGCAGTGGCAAACTGGATACATTCCGTGCTTTTGCAGAAGCGCAGCATTTACCGCATCAGCTGTTTTACACCAATGGCAGTCAGCTTGCCAATGGCTACTTTGCCGGCTTTTACCCATTAGTTATGTATATGATGGCAGCCTGCGAAGCGGAATATCCCGATATTATTGCCCGACACGAACAATCGATCAAGCGTCTGTTTCCATTTATGCCTTCGGCTGCTTACCAGGTGCCCGCGGATTTGACTAATCTGGCGCTGCAGGAGGAGCGGACACGTTTTTATCATCATGAATTTCAGGAAAAGCTGCTGCATGGAATCTATGAATTTGCAGTGGATTATTGTAAGCATTCCGGAGAGCAATTCGTGCTGGTCATTGATAATGCGGATCAGCTCTCGCCGACGATCCAGATGCTGCTCCGCATTATGAGCTACCGTCAGGAATGGCAGGAGTCTATCCGGATGGTGCTTTTGTTTGATGGCGATATCCATTATGAGCTGCAGAATCATTGCAAGCAGGTGCCTATCCAGCCGCTGGATCGCACAGAAGCCGAGGAACTTCTCGCCAATAACGGAATTCCTGCTGTTCCGGCCCGCACACTGGATGAGATGCTGTATATTGCTTCCGGTAATACGGCAGATCTGCTGCTGCTGACAGAATGCATGGATAATGCTCTGCCTGTGTTCAACTACCTCACCATGGATACATACACCGATTTTTATTTGAGCCGCAAAGGACAGGCTTTTCGCTATGCCTTACTGAAGCAGTATATTCAGCATGATGGTGTCGACGATCATCCGGCTGCTATCCGCAACTATGAGATCAGTTCGTCTGCACTCAAAGACCAGCTGCACCGGCAGCGTATCCGCGAGATGGAGCAGCAGCCGATGGAAGAGCGGATCATGCATCCATTTCATTATGTATCGCTCAGCTCTGAGGTAGAGCAGTTGACCTTGCTGGCTCCGATAGCGATCAAGCTGCAGGAGATCGGCGTATATAATACCTGGTTTGATCTGTTTTCTCGCTATTTTATCAATGCGGAACTGCGGACGCTGCCGGATGGAGATGAGCTGCATAATGCAGTCTTCGTACGGATGTCCTTTATTTTGTATTCTCTCGGGATTGCCAAAATGTCGATTCCCTATCTGGAGTTCTTTTACGAGAATTTTCCGGAAAGCAAGCTGATTCCGATGATTCTCTATTCACAGAGTATGACGTATGGACGCTATCAGGTACCGGTGCAGCTGGATAAGGCAGAGCATTTTGCCATGATGAATCTGGAGAAAATTGATTCCATGTTCCAGGATCATCCCAAACACGTATATATCAAAGTATTTGCAGAAAACGCACTGGCTTATATACGGGCCAAGCAGGGACGCTTTGATGAAGCGATAGAATTATGTACAGCGGGCATTCACAAGATGAAAGATATCTACGGAGAAGACAAATATGCGCTGCATCAGTCTATCCTCGTCTATAATACCGGACAAATTTATGAGATCCTCAAAGATTTTGACAAAGCATATGAAATGTATGATCATGCGATCCGGTTGGACCCTTATTATGGCGAATACTATAACGATATGGCCAATCTGCTGCAAAATCATGGCCGGTTGGAGCAGGCACTGGAGTATTATCAAAAGGCGATCGATCTGTGCCCTCCTTATTATGAAGCCCATATGAATCGGGCAGGTGTATACGAGAAGCTGGGACGAGCAGAGCTGGCCTATCAGGATTATCTGCGTGTGGTGGAATTAAAGCCGGATACCGCTCATGCTTACAGCCAGCTCAGTACACTGTGTTATCAGGAAGAACGCTATGACGAAGCAGAAGCATGGATTGATAAAGCGATCTATTATCAAGCGGGAGAAGCACAATTCTACAATAACAAGGGTCTGGTATTGCAGGAGCAGCAGCGCCATGAAGAAGCACAGCAGTGCTTTGAAGAGGCGATGCGCCGTAATCCGCGCCTGTCGGAAGCCTACAGTAACGCGGCCGTGCT
- a CDS encoding aldo/keto reductase: protein MTNHTRLGKSDLLVNPIGLGANAVGGHNLYPNLDEEAGKDVVRTAIAHGMNFIDTAFIYGPKRSEELIGEVLKETGKRDEVVIATKGAHKFTEQGEVVFDNSPDFLRASVEGSLQRLQTDYIDLYYIHFPDEHTPKDEAVGELKKLKDEGKIRAIGVSNFSLEQLQTANKDGYVDVLQSEYNLFKRGAEQDLLPYTAQHNISFIPYFPLASGLLAGKYDVNTTFDDLRARDPLFTGEAFTHNLQKVEMLRPIAQAKGVEIAHLVLAWYLTRDSIDAIIPGAKRADQVLDNLKTLDIQLTPQEIEQISHIFV from the coding sequence ATGACTAACCATACACGTCTGGGCAAAAGCGATCTGCTGGTGAACCCGATCGGGCTGGGTGCCAATGCTGTCGGCGGGCATAACCTGTATCCGAATCTGGATGAAGAAGCCGGCAAGGATGTCGTTCGTACAGCGATTGCCCATGGAATGAACTTTATCGATACCGCATTCATCTATGGTCCGAAGCGCTCGGAGGAACTGATCGGTGAAGTGCTCAAAGAAACCGGCAAGCGCGATGAAGTGGTCATCGCTACCAAGGGTGCACACAAATTTACCGAACAGGGCGAAGTCGTGTTTGATAATTCCCCGGACTTTCTGCGTGCAAGCGTGGAAGGCAGCCTGCAGCGTCTGCAGACCGATTATATCGACCTGTACTATATCCATTTTCCGGATGAACATACACCCAAAGACGAAGCTGTTGGCGAGCTGAAAAAGCTCAAGGACGAAGGAAAAATCCGTGCGATCGGGGTGTCCAACTTCTCGCTGGAACAGCTGCAGACCGCCAACAAGGACGGTTATGTCGATGTGCTGCAATCCGAGTACAATCTGTTCAAGCGCGGTGCCGAACAGGATCTGCTGCCATACACTGCTCAGCACAATATCAGCTTTATCCCTTACTTCCCACTAGCCTCCGGTCTGCTGGCAGGCAAGTATGACGTCAATACTACCTTTGATGATCTACGGGCACGTGATCCGCTGTTTACCGGCGAAGCCTTTACCCATAATCTGCAAAAAGTCGAGATGCTTCGTCCGATCGCCCAGGCCAAAGGTGTAGAAATCGCCCATCTGGTACTGGCATGGTATCTAACACGCGATTCTATCGATGCGATTATCCCTGGTGCCAAGCGTGCTGACCAGGTACTGGATAATCTGAAAACGCTGGATATCCAGCTGACTCCGCAGGAGATCGAGCAGATCAGTCATATTTTCGTTTGA
- a CDS encoding DUF4153 domain-containing protein, translated as MYDKLIVVPQRGWIALISALVLAVIHQYLFYGHSFGISYPVFVILFYLYMYTYAGDRLRQGSWFSRLVMVVILLLSCTYGLFANEFFRVLNGLFIPCLIFLHLAYMLSRRRLDWNRPALIIDALDHLIPQTFRHFVTPFKMLKNKASQRMQENQRTVFRKIMLGVLTALPLLFIIIALLTSADRMFSELLGAMPRWMMNLSPGEGTFRLVWVVIMGFILFGYLWGFVKPFVYAPPVWQTPPPGAASFTPSSGLPAAGSAQAVPVHGHQADQASEPVLSSGAHSHSKNTTVGNASMGAPAPAEHRNTGASVHQSTALPVHTVKPVRIDPIILGTVLVLINMVYVLFVVLQFSYLFGAPQGNLPDGSTYAEYARSGFAELVLVTALNFVIMLCGLLYAGPAGRGLMRLNNGLLYVLVLCSGVMLYSAFTRLLLYEQAYGYTTIRFLVHAFMIFLGVLLIVAGLRIHFRRLPLARCYIILALAAYVLVNYAGMDRQIASRNIERYEQTGQLDMDYLTSLSADAVPELLTFSRQHEVPGLAAGLHEHWAYLFDQDEGWQSINLSNYLAIRALRQDNQR; from the coding sequence TTGTACGACAAGTTAATTGTAGTACCCCAGCGGGGATGGATCGCACTCATTAGCGCTTTGGTTCTGGCGGTCATTCATCAATATTTATTTTACGGACACAGCTTCGGCATTTCATATCCGGTCTTTGTTATTTTGTTTTATCTCTATATGTATACTTATGCAGGTGACCGGCTGCGGCAGGGATCATGGTTCAGCAGGCTGGTCATGGTCGTTATTTTGCTGCTGTCCTGTACGTATGGATTATTCGCCAATGAATTTTTTCGTGTTCTGAATGGACTGTTTATCCCGTGTCTGATTTTTCTGCATCTGGCTTATATGCTGAGTCGCAGACGGCTGGACTGGAATCGACCAGCATTGATTATCGATGCACTGGATCATCTGATTCCGCAGACATTCCGCCATTTTGTTACTCCTTTTAAGATGTTGAAAAATAAAGCGTCCCAGCGGATGCAGGAAAATCAGCGTACGGTATTTCGCAAAATTATGCTGGGAGTGCTGACAGCCCTGCCGCTGCTATTCATTATTATTGCGCTGCTAACATCGGCAGATCGCATGTTTAGCGAGCTGCTGGGCGCTATGCCGCGCTGGATGATGAACCTGTCTCCCGGCGAAGGCACATTCCGGCTGGTATGGGTAGTGATCATGGGCTTTATCCTGTTTGGTTATCTATGGGGATTTGTAAAGCCGTTTGTCTATGCTCCGCCAGTCTGGCAAACCCCGCCGCCGGGAGCCGCTTCCTTTACTCCGTCATCAGGTTTACCAGCCGCTGGTAGCGCACAGGCAGTTCCTGTGCATGGGCATCAGGCTGATCAAGCCAGCGAACCCGTGCTGTCTTCCGGTGCTCATTCGCATAGTAAAAATACCACAGTTGGCAATGCCTCTATGGGTGCTCCAGCTCCAGCAGAGCATCGGAATACAGGGGCTTCCGTGCATCAATCTACTGCGCTACCTGTGCATACAGTCAAGCCGGTGCGGATCGATCCGATTATTCTCGGCACCGTACTGGTACTGATCAATATGGTCTATGTACTGTTTGTAGTGCTGCAGTTCTCCTATTTGTTCGGAGCGCCGCAGGGCAATCTGCCGGATGGCAGCACCTATGCCGAGTATGCCCGCAGTGGATTTGCAGAGCTGGTGCTGGTAACTGCTTTGAACTTTGTAATTATGCTGTGCGGACTGCTCTATGCCGGACCCGCTGGCCGAGGACTGATGCGTCTGAATAATGGACTGCTGTATGTACTCGTATTATGTTCCGGTGTGATGTTATATTCGGCTTTTACCCGTCTTTTGTTATATGAGCAGGCGTATGGTTATACGACGATTCGATTTCTTGTTCATGCTTTTATGATTTTCCTTGGTGTGCTGCTGATTGTGGCAGGGCTGCGAATCCATTTTCGTCGATTGCCGCTGGCGCGCTGTTATATTATCCTGGCTCTGGCTGCCTATGTGCTGGTCAATTATGCCGGTATGGATCGCCAGATTGCCAGCCGCAATATAGAACGTTATGAACAGACCGGGCAGCTGGATATGGATTATCTGACGAGTCTGTCGGCTGACGCCGTACCAGAGCTGTTGACGTTTAGCCGACAGCATGAAGTGCCGGGTCTGGCCGCCGGCCTGCATGAACACTGGGCCTATCTGTTTGACCAGGACGAGGGATGGCAGTCGATCAATCTGAGCAACTATCTGGCGATTCGGGCGCTGCGCCAGGATAATCAGCGCTAA
- a CDS encoding GNAT family N-acetyltransferase gives MKQPDPCSPAQQSLQITLCPVEESHIILNLYPFYLYDLSEIWERQPNRHGVFEEEDSYRTLAEQSDVFRIWWQHPGILFPYLIRVGGIPAGFALVATPPYIPTHEPIDYFMHEFFIMRPFRGQGLAAQAARHIFGQFRGSWGLHTNPTEHNQHAIHFWNRLLADYTNNKYSSELIEGSENEQFLSFRFDQRQI, from the coding sequence ATGAAGCAGCCTGACCCTTGTTCGCCTGCACAGCAGTCGCTGCAGATTACCCTGTGTCCGGTGGAAGAGTCACATATTATATTGAATCTGTATCCGTTCTATCTGTATGATCTATCAGAAATCTGGGAACGCCAGCCGAATCGGCATGGCGTTTTTGAAGAGGAAGACAGCTACCGTACGCTCGCCGAGCAGAGCGACGTATTCCGTATCTGGTGGCAGCATCCCGGTATTCTGTTTCCTTATTTGATCCGTGTTGGCGGTATTCCGGCCGGATTTGCCCTTGTGGCTACCCCTCCCTATATCCCTACCCATGAGCCTATCGACTATTTTATGCACGAGTTTTTTATAATGCGTCCATTTCGTGGACAGGGACTGGCTGCGCAGGCAGCTCGTCACATTTTCGGCCAATTCCGCGGTTCCTGGGGACTGCATACGAATCCGACAGAGCATAATCAGCATGCTATTCACTTCTGGAATCGACTGTTGGCTGACTATACCAACAACAAATACAGCAGCGAGCTGATAGAAGGTTCGGAAAATGAACAATTCTTGTCCTTCCGGTTTGATCAGCGTCAAATATGA
- a CDS encoding oxidoreductase, protein MMALEQKVALVAGATGLVGQALTELLIQAPEYSEVIVLVRKPVERWQQHDRLRQVIVDYEHLEQQRDELRADDIYCCLGTTIRKAKTQENMYRIDVTYPLELARIAHEEGATQFLVVSAMGADSQSSVFYSRIKGELEQQLAQIGYESLSIVRPSLLLGKRREFRLGERTGAILARVLSPLFIGPMNKYKAISAEIVAEGMYRIACRKPQGTVVYLSNQLHIAARPVSR, encoded by the coding sequence ATGATGGCATTGGAACAAAAAGTAGCCCTGGTTGCAGGAGCTACCGGATTGGTCGGTCAGGCATTAACCGAACTGTTGATCCAGGCACCTGAATACAGCGAAGTGATTGTACTGGTACGCAAGCCGGTGGAACGATGGCAGCAGCATGACCGGCTTCGCCAGGTAATCGTAGATTATGAACATCTGGAGCAGCAGCGCGATGAACTGCGGGCTGACGATATATACTGCTGTCTGGGCACGACAATCCGCAAAGCCAAGACACAGGAAAACATGTACCGGATCGATGTGACCTATCCGCTGGAATTGGCACGCATCGCCCATGAAGAAGGAGCTACGCAGTTCCTTGTCGTCAGTGCGATGGGGGCAGATTCGCAGTCCTCGGTCTTTTACTCCCGCATCAAGGGCGAACTGGAGCAGCAGCTGGCACAGATCGGATATGAGTCGCTATCTATTGTCCGGCCGTCTCTGTTGCTCGGCAAGCGCAGGGAATTCCGGCTGGGGGAACGTACCGGTGCCATACTGGCAAGAGTATTATCTCCGCTGTTTATCGGTCCGATGAACAAATACAAAGCCATTTCCGCAGAGATCGTTGCAGAAGGCATGTACCGGATTGCCTGCCGCAAGCCGCAGGGAACCGTAGTCTATCTATCCAACCAGCTGCATATTGCTGCCCGTCCTGTTAGCCGTTAA